One window of Siniperca chuatsi isolate FFG_IHB_CAS linkage group LG15, ASM2008510v1, whole genome shotgun sequence genomic DNA carries:
- the tmem30aa gene encoding transmembrane protein 30Aa — MMASSYNAKEEDGPHSGASSHGGPAAAKSKKPDNTAFKQQRLPAWQPILTAGTVLPAFFVIGLIFIPIGIGLYVSSNNIKEFEIDYTGVDSSSPCYSCANNFSWNSTTPCFCSVDFTLEQPFESNVFMYYGLSNFYQNHRRYVKSRDDSQLNGDQSALKNPSKECEPYRTSEGLPIAPCGAIANSLFNDTLELYHIDSNGTRNAINLVKKGIAWWTDKHVKFRNPGGNNNLTVAFQGTSKPVNWRKPVYELDPSDPENNGFINEDFIVWMRTAALPTFRKLYRIIQKKSSTTPTLPSGKYVLDITYNYPVLSFDGRKRMILSTISWMGGKNPFLGIAYITVGSICFFLGVVLLIIHHKYDTRNNSADIPS; from the exons ATGATGGCGTCAAGCTACAACGCTAAGGAGGAGGACGGACCTCACTCAGGTGCTTCGAGCCACGGAGGCCCAGCGGCTGCGAAAAGTAAAAAGCCGGACAACACGGCGTTCAAGCAGCAGAGACTACCAGCCTGGCAGCCCATCCTGACAGCAGGCACCGTGCTGCCTGCTTTCTTCGTTATCGGTCTCATTTTCATCCCCATCGGCATCGGCCTGTATGTCTCATCAAACAACATCAAAGAGTTCGAG ATTGATTACACTGGTGTAGACTCTTCCAGTCCATGCTACAGCTGTGCCAACAACTTCAGCTGGAACAGCACAACACCATGTTTCTGCTCTGTGGACTTCACATTGGAGCAGCCATTTGAG AGCAATGTCTTTATGTACTACGGCTTATCCAACTTCTATCAGAACCACAGACGCTATGTGAAGTCCAGGGATGACAGCCAACTGAATGGTGACCAGTCTGCTTTGAAG AACCCCAGCAAGGAATGCGAACCATACCGCACAAGTGAAGGACTGCCCATTGCTCCATGTGGGGCCATAGCAAACAGCCTTTTCAATG aCACTCTGGAGCTGTATCATATTGATTCCAATGGTACCAGAAATGCAATTAATCTGGTAAAGAAGGGCATTGCATGGTGGACAGACAAGCATGTGAAGTTCAGGAATCCTGGTGGAAACAACAACCTTACTGTAGCTTTCCAAG GCACCAGTAAGCCGGTCAACTGGAGAAAGCCAGTGTACGAGTTGGACCCATCTGATCCTGAGAACAATGGCTTTATCAATGAGGACTTCATTGTGTGGATGCGCACGGCTGCGTTGCCCACCTTTCGCAAGCTATATCGCATCATCCAGAAGAAGTCTAGCACGACCCCCACTCTACCCAGTGGCAAATACGTCTTGGACATCACTTACA ATTACCCTGTGCTCAGCTTTGATGGTCGCAAGCGGATGATCCTGAGCACCATCTCCTGGATGGGAGGGAAGAACCCCTTCCTTGGCATTGCCTACATCACTGTAGGCTCCATCTGCTTCTTCCTGGGTGTGGTTCTGCTCATCATCCACCATAAATATGACACCCGCAACAACAGTGCAGATATTCCAAGTTAA
- the LOC122861807 gene encoding cytochrome c oxidase subunit 7A2, mitochondrial-like, whose translation MYRQLMGLRQLSRRTITSSARRQIDNTVKDKQKLFQEDNGMPIHLKGGSKDALLYRATMTLTVFGSGYVVYELFSAAMPKKPQ comes from the exons ATGTACAGACAGCTTATG GGACTTAGGCAGCTTTCCAGGCGCACCATCACCAGCAGTGCCCGCAGACAGATTGATAACACTGTGAAggacaaacaaaaactgtttcag GAGGACAACGGTATGCCTATCCATCTGAAGGGCGGGTCAAAGGACGCTCTGCTCTACAGAGCCACAATGACTCTCACTGTGTTTG GGAGTGGTTATGTTGTGTATGAGCTGTTTAGTGCTGCAATGCCCAAGAAGCCACAGTGA